A genome region from Conger conger chromosome 16, fConCon1.1, whole genome shotgun sequence includes the following:
- the LOC133114327 gene encoding E3 ubiquitin/ISG15 ligase TRIM25-like, translating into MAEASVSVDQDQFSCSICLDLLKNPATTPCGHSYCLGCIKGCWDQDNHTGVFSCPQCRETFFPRPVLRKNTILADVVEKLKKTGFQAAPPAHCYAGPGDRVCNVCAGRKRKAVKSCLMCLASYCETHLQPHYESPALKKHKLVKATGNLQEKICSHHDKLLEVYCRTDQQCICLLCTMDEHRGHDTVSAAAEWTEKQKQLGETQSKFQQRIQEREKELQDLRQAVQSVKRSAQAAVDDNERIFTEMIRSIERRCSEVKQLIRDQEKAEVSRAEGLLEQLEQEIAELRRRDAELEQLSHTEDHIHFLQSCPSLCVPPGPGELPSITVSPHVSFEAVRKSVSELKERLEDICKGELVKIPPSVKNIPTVEPRTREDFLQCECSL; encoded by the exons ATGGCTGAAGCCAGTGTCTCAGTGGATCAagaccagttcagctgttcgatctgtctggatctactgaagAATCCAGCGACTActccctgtggacacagttactgtttgggctgtattaagggctgCTGGGATCAGGATAATCATACTGgtgtcttcagctgtccccagtgcagagagacTTTCTTCCCAAggcctgttttaagaaaaaacaccatACTGGCTGAcgtggtggagaaactgaagaagacaggattccaagctgctcctcctgctcactgctATGCTGGACCTGGAGATAGGGTGTGCAATGTCTGCGCTGGGAGAAAGCGCAAAGCCGTTAAATCCTGTCTGATGTGTCTggcctcttactgtgaaactcacctccagcctcactatgaatctcctgcccttaagaagcacaaactggtcaaagccactggaaacctgcaggagaagatctgctcTCATCATGACAAACTGCTGGAAGTTTATTGTCGTaccgatcagcagtgtatctgtctgctgtgtacgatggatgaacacagaggccatgatacagtctcagctgcagcagaatggacagagaaacag aagcagctgggggaaACACAGAGTAAgttccagcagagaatccaggagagagagaaggagctgcaggatctgaggcaggctgtgcagtcagtcaag cgctctgcacaggCTGCAGTGGACGACAatgagaggatctttactgagatgatccgctccattgagagaaggtgctctgaggtgaaacagctgatcagagatcaggagaaggctgaagtgagtcgggctgaaggactcctggagcaactggagcaggagattgctgagctgaggaggagagatgctgagctggagcagctttcacacacagaggaccacatccatttcctccag agctgtccgtctctctgtgtacctcctggacctggagaattacccagcatcactgtcagtccacatgtgtcttttgaggctgtgaggaaatctgtctctgaactgAAGGAGCGACTGGAGGACATCTGCAAGGGGGAACTGGTCAAAATTCCTCCATCAG tgaaaaACATCCCTACTGTAgagcccaggaccagagaggatttcttacagtgtgagtgctcaCTCTGA
- the LOC133114314 gene encoding tripartite motif-containing protein 16-like isoform X3 — MAETSISVVQDEFSCSICLDLLKNPVTIPCGHSYCLGCIKGYWSQGDHTGVFSCPQCRETFFPRPVLRKNTILADVVEKLKKTGLQAVPPAHCYAGPGDVACDSCTGRKHKAVKSCLMCLASFCETHLQPHYGSPAFKKHKLVKATGNLQEKICSHHDKLLEVYCRTDQQCICLLCTMHEHRGHDTVSAAAEWTEKQKQLGVTRSKFQQRIQEREKELQDLRQAVQSVKRSAQAAVDYNERIFTEMIRSIERRCSEVKELIIDQEKAEVSRAEGLLERLEQEIAELRRRDAELEQLSHTEDHIHFLQSCESLCAPPGPGDLPSITVSPHVSFEAVRKSVSELKERLEDICKGELVKISKSVKNIPTVEPRTREDFLQYSCQLTLDPNTAYKNQRLFEGNRVVTHVREIQSYPDHPERFDGTTQVLCREGLSGRCYWEAEWSGDWICIAVSYKHISRKGQGHRCRLGNNNLSWSVYQSYSKYSFRHNNVSTVIPVPPSSRIGVYLDHRAGTLSFYSISDTMTLLHTP; from the exons ATGGCTGAAACCAGTATCTCAGTGGTTCAAGACGAGTTCAGCTGTtcgatctgtctggatctactgaagAATCCAGTgactattccctgtggacacagttactgtttgggctgtattaagggctATTGGAGTCAGGGTGATCATACTGgtgtcttcagctgtccccagtgcagagagacTTTCTTCCCAAggcctgttttaagaaaaaacaccatACTGGCTGAtgtggtggagaaactgaagaagacaggactccaagctgttcctcctgctcactgctatgctggacctggagacgtggcgtgtgattcctgcactgggagaaagcacaaagcCGTTAAATCCTGTCTGATGTGTCTGGcctctttctgtgaaactcacctccaGCCTCACTATGGATCTCCTGCCTTTAAGAagcacaaactggtcaaagccactggaaacctgcaggagaagatctgctcTCATCATGATAAACTGCTGGAAGTTTACTGTCGTACCGATCAGCAGTGTATATGTCTGCTGTGTACGATGcatgaacacagaggccatgatacagtctcagctgcagcagaatggacagagaaacag aagcagctgggggtaACACGGAGTAAgttccagcagagaatccaggagagagagaaggagctgcaggatctgaggcaggctgtgcagtcagtcaag cgctctgcacaggCTGCAGTGGATTACAatgagaggatctttactgagatgatccgctccattgagagaaggtgctctgaggtgaaagagctgatcatagaccaggagaaggctgaagtgagtcgggctgaaggactcctggagcgactggagcaggagattgctgagctgaggaggagagatgctgagctggagcagctttcacacacagaggaccacatccatttcctccag agctgtgagtctctctgtgcccctcctggacctggagacttacccagcatcactgtcagtccacatgtgtcttttgaggctgtgaggaaatctgtctctgaactgAAGGAACGACTGGAAGACATCTGCAAAGGGGAACTGGTCAAAATTTCTAAATCAG tgaaaaACATCCCTACTGTAgagcccaggaccagagaggatttcttacagt attcctgtcagctcacactggaccccaacacagcgtaTAAAAACCAGCGTCTGTTTGAGGGTAACAGAGTGGTGACCCATGTGAGagagatccagtcatatcctgatcatccagagagatttgatggCACGACACAAGTCCTGTGTagagagggtctgtctggacgctgttactgggaggctgagtggagtggggatTGGATTTGTATAGCTGTGTCATATAAACACATCAGCAGAAAAGGACAGGGTCATAGGTGTCGTCTGGGAAATAATAACCTGTCTTGGAGTGTGTACCAATCTTACTCCAAATACTCTTTCAGGCACAATAATGTTAGCACTGTAATCCctgtccccccctcctccagaataggagtgtacctggatcacagggcaggaactctgtccttctacagcatctctgacacaatgaccctcctgcacactccttga
- the LOC133114314 gene encoding tripartite motif-containing protein 16-like isoform X5: MAETSISVVQDEFSCSICLDLLKNPVTIPCGHSYCLGCIKGYWSQGDHTGVFSCPQCRETFFPRPVLRKNTILADVVEKLKKTGLQAVPPAHCYAGPGDVACDSCTGRKHKAVKSCLMCLASFCETHLQPHYGSPAFKKHKLVKATGNLQEKICSHHDKLLEVYCRTDQQCICLLCTMHEHRGHDTVSAAAEWTEKQKQLGVTRSKFQQRIQEREKELQDLRQAVQSVKRSAQAAVDYNERIFTEMIRSIERRCSEVKELIIDQEKAEVSRAEGLLERLEQEIAELRRRDAELEQLSHTEDHIHFLQSCESLCAPPGPGDLPSITVSPHVSFEAVRKSVSELKERLEDICKGELVKISKSVAVGSLPPSEPRTREDYLQYSCQLTLDPNTAYKNQRLFEGNRVVTHVREIQSYPDHPERFDGTTQVLCREGLSGRCYWEAEWSGDWICIAVSYKHISRKGQGHRCRLGNNNLSWSVYQSYSKYSFRHNNVSTVIPVPPSSRIGVYLDHRAGTLSFYSISDTMTLLHTP, translated from the exons ATGGCTGAAACCAGTATCTCAGTGGTTCAAGACGAGTTCAGCTGTtcgatctgtctggatctactgaagAATCCAGTgactattccctgtggacacagttactgtttgggctgtattaagggctATTGGAGTCAGGGTGATCATACTGgtgtcttcagctgtccccagtgcagagagacTTTCTTCCCAAggcctgttttaagaaaaaacaccatACTGGCTGAtgtggtggagaaactgaagaagacaggactccaagctgttcctcctgctcactgctatgctggacctggagacgtggcgtgtgattcctgcactgggagaaagcacaaagcCGTTAAATCCTGTCTGATGTGTCTGGcctctttctgtgaaactcacctccaGCCTCACTATGGATCTCCTGCCTTTAAGAagcacaaactggtcaaagccactggaaacctgcaggagaagatctgctcTCATCATGATAAACTGCTGGAAGTTTACTGTCGTACCGATCAGCAGTGTATATGTCTGCTGTGTACGATGcatgaacacagaggccatgatacagtctcagctgcagcagaatggacagagaaacag aagcagctgggggtaACACGGAGTAAgttccagcagagaatccaggagagagagaaggagctgcaggatctgaggcaggctgtgcagtcagtcaag cgctctgcacaggCTGCAGTGGATTACAatgagaggatctttactgagatgatccgctccattgagagaaggtgctctgaggtgaaagagctgatcatagaccaggagaaggctgaagtgagtcgggctgaaggactcctggagcgactggagcaggagattgctgagctgaggaggagagatgctgagctggagcagctttcacacacagaggaccacatccatttcctccag agctgtgagtctctctgtgcccctcctggacctggagacttacccagcatcactgtcagtccacatgtgtcttttgaggctgtgaggaaatctgtctctgaactgAAGGAACGACTGGAAGACATCTGCAAAGGGGAACTGGTCAAAATTTCTAAATCAG tggccGTGGG CTCACTGCCGCCCTCTG agcccaggaccagagaggattacttacagt attcctgtcagctcacactggaccccaacacagcgtaTAAAAACCAGCGTCTGTTTGAGGGTAACAGAGTGGTGACCCATGTGAGagagatccagtcatatcctgatcatccagagagatttgatggCACGACACAAGTCCTGTGTagagagggtctgtctggacgctgttactgggaggctgagtggagtggggatTGGATTTGTATAGCTGTGTCATATAAACACATCAGCAGAAAAGGACAGGGTCATAGGTGTCGTCTGGGAAATAATAACCTGTCTTGGAGTGTGTACCAATCTTACTCCAAATACTCTTTCAGGCACAATAATGTTAGCACTGTAATCCctgtccccccctcctccagaataggagtgtacctggatcacagggcaggaactctgtccttctacagcatctctgacacaatgaccctcctgcacactccttga
- the LOC133114314 gene encoding tripartite motif-containing protein 16-like isoform X4 yields the protein MAETSISVVQDEFSCSICLDLLKNPVTIPCGHSYCLGCIKGYWSQGDHTGVFSCPQCRETFFPRPVLRKNTILADVVEKLKKTGLQAVPPAHCYAGPGDVACDSCTGRKHKAVKSCLMCLASFCETHLQPHYGSPAFKKHKLVKATGNLQEKICSHHDKLLEVYCRTDQQCICLLCTMHEHRGHDTVSAAAEWTEKQKQLGVTRSKFQQRIQEREKELQDLRQAVQSVKRSAQAAVDYNERIFTEMIRSIERRCSEVKELIIDQEKAEVSRAEGLLERLEQEIAELRRRDAELEQLSHTEDHIHFLQSCESLCAPPGPGDLPSITVSPHVSFEAVRKSVSELKERLEDICKGELVKISKSVSAVKNIPTVEPRTREDFLQYSCQLTLDPNTAYKNQRLFEGNRVVTHVREIQSYPDHPERFDGTTQVLCREGLSGRCYWEAEWSGDWICIAVSYKHISRKGQGHRCRLGNNNLSWSVYQSYSKYSFRHNNVSTVIPVPPSSRIGVYLDHRAGTLSFYSISDTMTLLHTP from the exons ATGGCTGAAACCAGTATCTCAGTGGTTCAAGACGAGTTCAGCTGTtcgatctgtctggatctactgaagAATCCAGTgactattccctgtggacacagttactgtttgggctgtattaagggctATTGGAGTCAGGGTGATCATACTGgtgtcttcagctgtccccagtgcagagagacTTTCTTCCCAAggcctgttttaagaaaaaacaccatACTGGCTGAtgtggtggagaaactgaagaagacaggactccaagctgttcctcctgctcactgctatgctggacctggagacgtggcgtgtgattcctgcactgggagaaagcacaaagcCGTTAAATCCTGTCTGATGTGTCTGGcctctttctgtgaaactcacctccaGCCTCACTATGGATCTCCTGCCTTTAAGAagcacaaactggtcaaagccactggaaacctgcaggagaagatctgctcTCATCATGATAAACTGCTGGAAGTTTACTGTCGTACCGATCAGCAGTGTATATGTCTGCTGTGTACGATGcatgaacacagaggccatgatacagtctcagctgcagcagaatggacagagaaacag aagcagctgggggtaACACGGAGTAAgttccagcagagaatccaggagagagagaaggagctgcaggatctgaggcaggctgtgcagtcagtcaag cgctctgcacaggCTGCAGTGGATTACAatgagaggatctttactgagatgatccgctccattgagagaaggtgctctgaggtgaaagagctgatcatagaccaggagaaggctgaagtgagtcgggctgaaggactcctggagcgactggagcaggagattgctgagctgaggaggagagatgctgagctggagcagctttcacacacagaggaccacatccatttcctccag agctgtgagtctctctgtgcccctcctggacctggagacttacccagcatcactgtcagtccacatgtgtcttttgaggctgtgaggaaatctgtctctgaactgAAGGAACGACTGGAAGACATCTGCAAAGGGGAACTGGTCAAAATTTCTAAA tctgtctctgcagtgaaaaACATCCCTACTGTAgagcccaggaccagagaggatttcttacagt attcctgtcagctcacactggaccccaacacagcgtaTAAAAACCAGCGTCTGTTTGAGGGTAACAGAGTGGTGACCCATGTGAGagagatccagtcatatcctgatcatccagagagatttgatggCACGACACAAGTCCTGTGTagagagggtctgtctggacgctgttactgggaggctgagtggagtggggatTGGATTTGTATAGCTGTGTCATATAAACACATCAGCAGAAAAGGACAGGGTCATAGGTGTCGTCTGGGAAATAATAACCTGTCTTGGAGTGTGTACCAATCTTACTCCAAATACTCTTTCAGGCACAATAATGTTAGCACTGTAATCCctgtccccccctcctccagaataggagtgtacctggatcacagggcaggaactctgtccttctacagcatctctgacacaatgaccctcctgcacactccttga
- the LOC133114314 gene encoding tripartite motif-containing protein 16-like isoform X1, which yields MAETSISVVQDEFSCSICLDLLKNPVTIPCGHSYCLGCIKGYWSQGDHTGVFSCPQCRETFFPRPVLRKNTILADVVEKLKKTGLQAVPPAHCYAGPGDVACDSCTGRKHKAVKSCLMCLASFCETHLQPHYGSPAFKKHKLVKATGNLQEKICSHHDKLLEVYCRTDQQCICLLCTMHEHRGHDTVSAAAEWTEKQKQLGVTRSKFQQRIQEREKELQDLRQAVQSVKRSAQAAVDYNERIFTEMIRSIERRCSEVKELIIDQEKAEVSRAEGLLERLEQEIAELRRRDAELEQLSHTEDHIHFLQSCESLCAPPGPGDLPSITVSPHVSFEAVRKSVSELKERLEDICKGELVKISKSVKNIPTVEPRTREDFLQYSCQLTLDPNTVYKNLHLSEGNRVVTHVRESQSYPDHPERFDGRAQLLCREGLSGRCYWEAEWSGRGVWIAMSYKHITRKEGQGVDCGLGYNNLSWSLDPAGSKYIFRHNNVNTVIPVPPSSRIGVYLDHRAGTLSFYSVSDTMTLLHRDQTTFTQPLYPGFWVYSGSSVKLCDI from the exons ATGGCTGAAACCAGTATCTCAGTGGTTCAAGACGAGTTCAGCTGTtcgatctgtctggatctactgaagAATCCAGTgactattccctgtggacacagttactgtttgggctgtattaagggctATTGGAGTCAGGGTGATCATACTGgtgtcttcagctgtccccagtgcagagagacTTTCTTCCCAAggcctgttttaagaaaaaacaccatACTGGCTGAtgtggtggagaaactgaagaagacaggactccaagctgttcctcctgctcactgctatgctggacctggagacgtggcgtgtgattcctgcactgggagaaagcacaaagcCGTTAAATCCTGTCTGATGTGTCTGGcctctttctgtgaaactcacctccaGCCTCACTATGGATCTCCTGCCTTTAAGAagcacaaactggtcaaagccactggaaacctgcaggagaagatctgctcTCATCATGATAAACTGCTGGAAGTTTACTGTCGTACCGATCAGCAGTGTATATGTCTGCTGTGTACGATGcatgaacacagaggccatgatacagtctcagctgcagcagaatggacagagaaacag aagcagctgggggtaACACGGAGTAAgttccagcagagaatccaggagagagagaaggagctgcaggatctgaggcaggctgtgcagtcagtcaag cgctctgcacaggCTGCAGTGGATTACAatgagaggatctttactgagatgatccgctccattgagagaaggtgctctgaggtgaaagagctgatcatagaccaggagaaggctgaagtgagtcgggctgaaggactcctggagcgactggagcaggagattgctgagctgaggaggagagatgctgagctggagcagctttcacacacagaggaccacatccatttcctccag agctgtgagtctctctgtgcccctcctggacctggagacttacccagcatcactgtcagtccacatgtgtcttttgaggctgtgaggaaatctgtctctgaactgAAGGAACGACTGGAAGACATCTGCAAAGGGGAACTGGTCAAAATTTCTAAATCAG tgaaaaACATCCCTACTGTAgagcccaggaccagagaggatttcttacagt ATTCCTGTCAGCTCAccctggaccccaacacagtgTATAAAAACCTGcatctgtctgaggggaacagagtggTGACCcatgtgagagagagccagtcatatcctgatcatccagagagatttgatggCAGGGCTCAACTCctgtgcagagagggtctgtctggacgctgttactgggaggctgagtggagtggccGTGGGGTTTGGATAGCAATGTCATATAAACACATCACCAGGAAAGAAGGACAGGGTGTTGACTGTGGTCTGGGATATAATAACCTGTCCTGGAGTTTGGACCCCGCTGGctccaaatacattttcaggcaCAATAATGTTAACACTGTAATCCCtgttcccccctcctccagaataggagtgtacctggatcacagggcaggaactctgtccttctacagcgtctctgacacaatgaccctcctgcacagagaccagaccacattcactcagcccctctatcctggaTTCTGGGTTTATTCAGGAAgttctgtaaaactgtgtgataTTTGA
- the LOC133114314 gene encoding E3 ubiquitin/ISG15 ligase TRIM25-like isoform X2, translating to MAETSISVVQDEFSCSICLDLLKNPVTIPCGHSYCLGCIKGYWSQGDHTGVFSCPQCRETFFPRPVLRKNTILADVVEKLKKTGLQAVPPAHCYAGPGDVACDSCTGRKHKAVKSCLMCLASFCETHLQPHYGSPAFKKHKLVKATGNLQEKICSHHDKLLEVYCRTDQQCICLLCTMHEHRGHDTVSAAAEWTEKQKQLGVTRSKFQQRIQEREKELQDLRQAVQSVKRSAQAAVDYNERIFTEMIRSIERRCSEVKELIIDQEKAEVSRAEGLLERLEQEIAELRRRDAELEQLSHTEDHIHFLQSCESLCAPPGPGDLPSITVSPHVSFEAVRKSVSELKERLEDICKGELVKISKSEPRTREDFLQYSCQLTLDPNTVYKNLHLSEGNRVVTHVRESQSYPDHPERFDGRAQLLCREGLSGRCYWEAEWSGRGVWIAMSYKHITRKEGQGVDCGLGYNNLSWSLDPAGSKYIFRHNNVNTVIPVPPSSRIGVYLDHRAGTLSFYSVSDTMTLLHRDQTTFTQPLYPGFWVYSGSSVKLCDI from the exons ATGGCTGAAACCAGTATCTCAGTGGTTCAAGACGAGTTCAGCTGTtcgatctgtctggatctactgaagAATCCAGTgactattccctgtggacacagttactgtttgggctgtattaagggctATTGGAGTCAGGGTGATCATACTGgtgtcttcagctgtccccagtgcagagagacTTTCTTCCCAAggcctgttttaagaaaaaacaccatACTGGCTGAtgtggtggagaaactgaagaagacaggactccaagctgttcctcctgctcactgctatgctggacctggagacgtggcgtgtgattcctgcactgggagaaagcacaaagcCGTTAAATCCTGTCTGATGTGTCTGGcctctttctgtgaaactcacctccaGCCTCACTATGGATCTCCTGCCTTTAAGAagcacaaactggtcaaagccactggaaacctgcaggagaagatctgctcTCATCATGATAAACTGCTGGAAGTTTACTGTCGTACCGATCAGCAGTGTATATGTCTGCTGTGTACGATGcatgaacacagaggccatgatacagtctcagctgcagcagaatggacagagaaacag aagcagctgggggtaACACGGAGTAAgttccagcagagaatccaggagagagagaaggagctgcaggatctgaggcaggctgtgcagtcagtcaag cgctctgcacaggCTGCAGTGGATTACAatgagaggatctttactgagatgatccgctccattgagagaaggtgctctgaggtgaaagagctgatcatagaccaggagaaggctgaagtgagtcgggctgaaggactcctggagcgactggagcaggagattgctgagctgaggaggagagatgctgagctggagcagctttcacacacagaggaccacatccatttcctccag agctgtgagtctctctgtgcccctcctggacctggagacttacccagcatcactgtcagtccacatgtgtcttttgaggctgtgaggaaatctgtctctgaactgAAGGAACGACTGGAAGACATCTGCAAAGGGGAACTGGTCAAAATTTCTAAATCAG agcccaggaccagagaggatttcttacagt ATTCCTGTCAGCTCAccctggaccccaacacagtgTATAAAAACCTGcatctgtctgaggggaacagagtggTGACCcatgtgagagagagccagtcatatcctgatcatccagagagatttgatggCAGGGCTCAACTCctgtgcagagagggtctgtctggacgctgttactgggaggctgagtggagtggccGTGGGGTTTGGATAGCAATGTCATATAAACACATCACCAGGAAAGAAGGACAGGGTGTTGACTGTGGTCTGGGATATAATAACCTGTCCTGGAGTTTGGACCCCGCTGGctccaaatacattttcaggcaCAATAATGTTAACACTGTAATCCCtgttcccccctcctccagaataggagtgtacctggatcacagggcaggaactctgtccttctacagcgtctctgacacaatgaccctcctgcacagagaccagaccacattcactcagcccctctatcctggaTTCTGGGTTTATTCAGGAAgttctgtaaaactgtgtgataTTTGA